A genome region from Aulosira sp. FACHB-615 includes the following:
- a CDS encoding transposase, producing the protein MKDVKLRFRELSLLVIGSCLFKAFWLYGAVEPLTGESLFWQFSHVDTECYQQFLNEFAACYPTSLNVLQVDNGLFHKAKRLQIPQNIVLLFQPAHSPELNPIERVWEHLKQDLKWELFDNLDHLQTKVAQLLALLTPQIAASLTGYDFILNALSVANIF; encoded by the coding sequence TTGAAGGACGTAAAATTACGCTTCCGGGAGTTAAGCCTATTGGTGATTGGCTCTTGTCTATTTAAAGCGTTCTGGCTATACGGGGCAGTTGAACCACTAACGGGGGAAAGTTTATTTTGGCAGTTTTCTCATGTCGATACCGAATGCTACCAACAATTTTTGAACGAGTTTGCTGCTTGTTATCCCACATCACTCAACGTTCTCCAAGTCGATAACGGCTTATTTCATAAAGCTAAACGTTTACAAATTCCACAGAACATCGTTCTGTTGTTCCAGCCTGCTCATTCTCCCGAACTCAATCCCATAGAGCGGGTCTGGGAACATCTTAAGCAAGACTTGAAATGGGAGTTATTTGATAACCTAGACCATCTGCAAACCAAGGTTGCTCAACTTCTCGCTCTCCTCACTCCTCAAATTGCTGCTTCTTTGACTGGTTATGACTTCATCCTCAATGCCTTATCTGTCGCAAACATTTTTTGA
- a CDS encoding helix-turn-helix domain-containing protein, with product MAGVTQIEIEESVEELEELLRHEKQSRSKERIQALYLIKGQEMSVSEIAKILGKHRATVHRWLADYREGGMDAVVEFGYSSGRKRAIPSWAVSSLKKQLEQPEGGFQRYTQIQDWLEKTLGVQAEYATVHHLVRYRLKAKLKVPRPRNRKQDEEKLEAFKKTSLMTCN from the coding sequence ATGGCAGGGGTAACACAGATAGAGATAGAAGAAAGTGTCGAGGAACTAGAGGAGTTGCTCAGACATGAAAAACAGTCTCGGAGCAAAGAACGTATACAAGCCCTATATCTGATAAAAGGGCAAGAAATGAGTGTAAGTGAAATCGCTAAAATATTGGGAAAACATCGAGCGACAGTACATAGATGGTTGGCAGATTATCGAGAAGGAGGAATGGATGCGGTTGTGGAATTTGGTTATAGTTCAGGTCGAAAAAGAGCAATACCGTCTTGGGCGGTATCGAGTTTGAAAAAACAACTCGAACAACCAGAAGGTGGGTTTCAAAGGTACACACAAATACAAGATTGGTTAGAAAAAACCTTGGGTGTGCAAGCCGAGTATGCAACTGTACATCATCTGGTACGTTACAGGCTCAAAGCCAAGCTGAAAGTTCCACGTCCGCGTAACCGAAAACAGGACGAAGAAAAACTAGAGGCTTTTAAAAAAACCTCACTGATGACTTGCAATTAA